The following is a genomic window from Mus pahari chromosome 1, PAHARI_EIJ_v1.1, whole genome shotgun sequence.
tTGCTTAGTAGATTCAGGGGGCCTTGttgaaactgattttttaaaagatatttgggATAGTaagagattttggatttttaCAGAAActaaacttttgattttttttttttggttttggtttggtttggtttggtttttgggttcTTTTCTTATAAAGGATATATAATTTGGGGTttcaggttctgaggttcagtccattattatcctCGTCCTACCTTTTGACATTTTAAgttgatagcagccttatttataatagccagaagctggaaagaacccagatgtccctcaatagaggaatggatacagaaaatgtggtacatttacacaatggagtactactcagctattaaaaacaatgaatttatgaaattcttgggcaaatggatgtatctggaagatctcatccttagtgaggtaacccaatcacaaaagaagtcactagatatgcactcactgataagcggatattagcccagaaacttagaatacccgagatacattatgcaaaacacaagaaatccaagaaggatgaccaccgtgtggatacttcattcctccttagaataaggaacaaaatactcatgaaaggatataggtacagagacaaaatttagagctaagatgaaaggatggactatccagagactactccatctgggaatccatcccatcatcagccaccaaacctagatactaatgcgcatgccagcaagattctgttggagggaccctgatattgcggcctcttgtgaggctatgccagtgcctggcaaacaccaaagtggatgctcacacccagctattggatggaacacagggcccccaatggaggagctagagaaagtacccaaggagctgaagggggctgtaaccctataggtggaacaacaatatgaactaaccagtaccccccgagcttgtgtctctagctgcatatgtagcagaagatagcctaatcggccatcactgggaagagaggccccttggtcttgcaaactttatatgacccagcacaacgGAAGGCctgtgccaagtagtgggagtgggtgggtatgggagcagtggcggggggtaatagggaactttcgggatagcgtttgaaatataaataaagaaaataataataataaaaatttttaaataataataataataaatgaaagaaaaaaagtaattttaaaattttgaagagcaaaaaaaaaagatatttgggaTAGTAAGAGGTTTGGGATTTTTACAGAAActaaacttttgattttttttggttttggtttggtttggtttttgggttcTTTTCTTATAAAGGAGATACAATTTGGGGTtccaggttctgaggttcagtccattattatcctCGTCCTACCTTTTGACATTTTAAGTTGATAAAGATGGTAGAATTTTATGTTTGTAATATGTTTTACATTTGTGGTATTATTAATATGAGATCTTGGGATGGACCAACAAAAGGAAAGGTTACGTCTTAAgtactgtgtcaagttgacaaggagtcaaTTGTGCTGGCCAGCTTTATGTCAAGTTGATCTGAGTTAAAGTTTCCTGAGAGGAGACAACACCagctgaagaaatgcctccataatattCAGCATAAGGTGAGACTAcagagcattttttaaattaatgattgatgtgagagagcccaggccattgtgggttTGGGTCATCCCTGGGCTGTTGGCCtcgagttctataagaaagcaggctgcctCTTCACTCAAATGATGTTCTTTTATGTACAGGCACTTTGTATATTGTTTCATATGAGCCAGTTTATTAGTTACTGAACTCAGTACCTGTGCTGCAATGGTCCTGTCAAGAAGGTTTCCTGGGACAATCAGTTGAAGTACATTCcccatttctgtcatttttcagGTGTTGGGTCTTACACTAGTCCTTGAGCCACTTGGAGTTTATTTTTGTACAGGTTGAGAGATAAGAAATTTCTGTGTTTCATCATCCTGTCTTTTCTCTAGTGTGTGGATTTTACTTCTTTGTAATAAAACATGTTTATGGGTATGTGAACATGTTTTCAAATCACCCTATATATTGAAAttctttgtcatttcttcttCAGTGTGTCATTTAGAAATAAGATAGATATTTTTCATGTAATTAGACTTTGAGAGATGTGCTGTTAATGTTAGGAGAAATCTACCAGATAACACATGTTTTCAGTTTTCCACAGGAAAcaattaacattaaatatttcCCTCTAGCTCAGCCTAAGGTCCATCCTTATCAATACTTTCTGTACTCTGAGGGAGGCACACCCTGGGAATGGAAGTTAAATCACACATATATTATAGATGATATCAGGAGAGAACTTCACAATTTCAGGTTTAATAGATTTAGCTAGCCAGatctagaaatttaaaaaaatatattagaaaaattcACTTTTATAATTCTGATTCTGTAGAAACATTAGCAGTACCAAACTATTCATTGATGTACTcaatacatatacaatacacaatATACAATCtcaatacatatacaatatacaataggataggggggagaggaagagaagtggtCAAACACACAATGTCCACATGACTGCAGAGGGGAAACGCTATATTTGAGTATCCCTTGTCTAAAATGGAGGCACACATAATGTTTAAAATTCAACACTTACTATTAAGTTGGTAAGAAATATGTTGTGAATATTACTATGGAAAAAATATTTGAgataaaatgtgattaaaaaaatgaagtgacaCTGAAAATAATTGCCACAAACAGGTTTATAAATAGGGttgaatgtaaatatctgaactTATGAGGAAACCTATGGAAATGATTAATGAAGGTGTCATATGAGCCTTTTGTGTCAAGATATAGGGTATATTTTGCTGAAGAATTGGGAGAAAATATAGTGAATTTGCCTATGGGCCAAGGatgaattattttaagatatacacACTGTATGCCTTGAGTGATGGAGTAGGAAATTGGCAAAGTTAACAATGACAAGAACCCAGAAAATATGAACCAGCTGAAAACATTGGGAACATGAGTTATAATGTTGGGGAAGCTATAGTTATAGACTTAGAGGACCAGTTGATGAGGGAGGTAAGAAAATATAGAGCGTGATTCTCACCTCACAGAGCAGGACTCTGCTCAGGATCTACCAAGTGCATAGACTGCAGGTAAGACAATGATTCAGAGAGATGGATCTGTGCTCCAAAGAAAAGCTAtcgatctgcctccttgctgaagatgtaggccctaTCGAGAaacactgtgtagctgagggtggaCTTCTGTATAAGGACATTGAGAGTGCACAAAAATATCTGTAAACAGTGGCAGTGACTTCAGCTATGGGTTTGTTGACTTTGAAGTTCCTGTGATGCATTGAGACAAAAAAAAGGCCACAAAAGTTTGATGGATTCATAGGTCTATGGTTTGAGAAATGTTCTCCAGGATGATAGATTTGAAGTATTATAGAGTCAGGACGGTGTCAATCACAGTAGAAGCCACATATCACAGtgattaaaaatcagaaaatacataGCTATGTTACTATGGGAAATGACATTATCAGGTTGAGATGTATaacagagcaattctcaaaatTTCATGGAAGACCAAGTGCCAGGGAACCTAAAAGGCTGGGTGTGGAAGAATGTACAAAAAATGATCTCAGTGTGCCCATCCAAAATTGTCATCATGTGGAGAACACTTGCTGTAGAGGTAAACAGTAAAGCTGTATCACCAAGCACTGTCCCCAGAACATATGGCTTACTGGTGACAGGGAACATACTTCACTTTTGCCACATGCccaagaagatgaggaagaaccAGTTATAACTCTTGATTCAAAGCAGTGAAGTGAGGGTTTCTAAATGGGAAAGAGAAGTAAATGAAATACATGTGGTTTCTAGTGGTGTGCtacaaacaacaaaagactaGAGGCTTCCATAAACAAAATACAatcattctttccctttctgaCAGCAGGGAAATTTGAAGTGCTCAAAGTTGGAAACCAGACTTTGCAGTGGTACGCTGTGATATTTTCTCAGAAGGCAACAGACACAGTTGTGAAACAGATATATTCCATGATGTTGTTCAGTCCCAACCAGACAGAAGTGACAGAGTTTATACTAGAAGGGTTCTCAGAACATGCTAATCTAAGACTTCTCCTGACAGGCTGCTTCCTGTCCCTCTACACAATGGCTCTAATGGGGAACATTTTGATCATTGCTTTGGTCACCTCCAGCACTGGGCTTCACagtcccatgtactttttcctgtGCAACCTGGCCACCATGGACATCGTGTGCACCTCCTCTGTGCTTCCTAAGGCCCTGATTGGCCTAGTGTCTGAGGAAAACACCATCTCCTTCAAAGGATGCATGGCTcagctcttctttcttctgtggtCCTTGTCTTCAGAACTGCTGCTGCTCACagtcatggcctatgaccgctatgtagcCATCTGCTTTCCCCTACACTACAGCTCTAGGATGAGCCCACAGCTGTGTGGGGCTCTGGCCATGGGTGTATGGTCCATCTGTGCTGTGAATGCATCTGTACACACCGGTCTGATGACACGGCTGTCATTCTGTGGACCCAAGGTCATCACCCACTTCTTCTGTGAGATACCCCCACTCCTCCTGCTTTCCTGTAGTTCCACATACATTAATAGCATTATGACACTTGTGGCAGATGCCTTTTATGGATGCATCAACTTTGTACTAACCTTGTTATCCTATGGCTGCATCATTGCCAGTATCCTGCGCATGCGTTCTGCTGAGGGCAAGAGAAAGGCCTTTTCTACCTGCTCATCCCACCTCATCGTGGTCTCTGTGTACTACTCATCTGTGTTCTGTGCCTATGTCAGCCCTGCCTCCAGCTACAGCCCAGAAAGAAGCAAAGTTACCTCCGTGCTGTACTCAATCCTCAGCCCAACCCTGAACCCCCTCATCTATACATTAAGGAACAAGGATGTCAAACTTGCCCTGGGAAGACTCTTGCCCTCTTTCCCCCAATAGGTGGAGATGTGCAGAATATTCTCCTGACCTGAACTACTCCTAAATGTGCTTTCCTGAGGGTAGCCTCACAGAGTGGGGTATCCCTACTGCTATTTTAGAAAACCTTTGGCTAATGCCAGGACTGGACAATTCCACTCACTGTAACctcaaaatcaacaaaattcTTAAAGGCACTGTAGTGAAAACACTCAAGCACTATTTCCTGATTAATACAAACCATTTCAAAAGTAAGTAAAGCTTATCTAAATGGAGGTGCCATGTTCCTGGACTGGAAGGTTTTTAGTGAGTGTCAATGGTGATTGTCACAAACCAAAAGCATTTCATACAGGTACTCTCTGTACACATAGCAGGTGCTTGTTTCAGAGCTATGGCTCATAAGTCTAAACTTCATAAGGAAACTCGAAGGATCAGCATGGCCACAATGTCTTAGGGAAACCGAAGTCGCATGTCTTAGATTCTCCATTTCACAGTATCCTATAATCTCTGTGAGTCAAATGGCATGGAGAAAGAGATTGGAATCTATGGAACTGAGGTAACATTTAAGTTTCAAAGTGAAGACACATATGTCACACAGCATAATTATGACAATGAAAACAATCAAATTAATGGGAAAGATTAATTATTTCCAACAAAGATATTTGGAGAAACTAGATGAATGCAAGAACTAAAGTAGAAGCTTTACTCAtgctacaaataaaaaaatcaacctaAAAGAGAGCATAGACAGCAATGCCAGTTAAAACCATCTTACACATACATCATTTAATCATCTTGTTTCCTCTCATGCAACTCTTCTCAGATCCCACCCACCTAGTTACCTACCCAATGAATACTCGCACCTCTCCTTCTCTCTAACAAACAATTCACAAAGCCCAAACCAACAAGAAGAGGCAATACCAGAacaaaagaatgcacacacaaaataattatggTGATAATGAAGAATAATACCTATGAAATATTGGCCTTGGCCTATTCTGGCTGTGTATATTATTTGCTTCACCTCCAAGTCATGTTTAATGCAATTACTTCTGGTATTAGTCATATTATAATTTAAGCTATAGAACAACTGATAGTCACCCAAACACAAGTATACAAATAgctgcaaacacatatacatccaTATATCTCATATATGTTTCCTTATTGTGAGATGTGCCTTATGTCATGTAAACATTGCCTATGACATACAACACAATATAGTAGTGAACCTCCAGGATAAGCAGTTCACAAAAACACACCAGCACTGGTGTCTAAGTCAGAAATGTGACTAAGCAAACTCCTGATGTGCCGTTGTGTCTAGAAAAGGGCTATTGTGNCAGTGTCTGGCTCTGGTCTCACCTCTCTTTATTTGCTCTGTAGGCATCAGTGGCTGTCAAGCTCAacctcctatttttcttttcttttttaaatttattgtgtatattcactttacatcacaatATCAGAACCCTTCTCCTTCGAGTAATCCCTCATACAGATCCTCCACCCATTCCTCCCTCCCATACTCCTCTGAGTATCATCCCCACCCAAGCCCCACACACATGGAGTCGCTGCAGAACTAGGCACTTACTCCCCGCCGAGGACGACGTGGTTCAATTAGGGCAACATGAGACACAGGAAGGCAACTGAGTCAGGgacaacccctgctccagttattgagagacccacatgaagaccaagctgaacatctgctataTACATGTGGCAGGTGGGGAAGGGTTCACCACATGCtagccctttggttggtggttgagaCTCTGGGAGTCCCCAAtagtccaggttacttgactctgttggtcttcctgtggagtccctgtcctctttgggttcATTGACTCTTCCCCCAAcccttccataagactccctgagctccaacaaatgattggctgtgggtctctacatttatttccattggctgctgggtagaacctatcagaggacagttattctaggctcctgtctgtgagcaAAAGAGAGTATTAGTagtagtatcagggattggttcttgacCATGGAATGGctctcaagttgagccagtcattggttgtccaTTTCCTACATCTCTGTTCTATCTTTGCCCCTGCACATCCTGAAGGTAGGGCACATTTTGTGTTAAAGTTTTTGTGGGTAGGTTAGTATCCTTATTCCTCCACTAGAGCCCAGACCCAAAGAAGcaagatgaaaaaaatcagaaatgaaaaaggagatataacaacgGACACTGaggaatttctcttttttattagatattttctttatttgcatttcaaatgttatcc
Proteins encoded in this region:
- the LOC110327578 gene encoding olfactory receptor 13A1-like; the protein is MMLFSPNQTEVTEFILEGFSEHANLRLLLTGCFLSLYTMALMGNILIIALVTSSTGLHSPMYFFLCNLATMDIVCTSSVLPKALIGLVSEENTISFKGCMAQLFFLLWSLSSELLLLTVMAYDRYVAICFPLHYSSRMSPQLCGALAMGVWSICAVNASVHTGLMTRLSFCGPKVITHFFCEIPPLLLLSCSSTYINSIMTLVADAFYGCINFVLTLLSYGCIIASILRMRSAEGKRKAFSTCSSHLIVVSVYYSSVFCAYVSPASSYSPERSKVTSVLYSILSPTLNPLIYTLRNKDVKLALGRLLPSFPQ